TGTTCCAAGCTTGTTGTAGTAGATTTTAGTAACAACTTTCTCTCTGGACCAATACCCACAAGTCTTGGAAACTTAAAACATCTCCAAAAGCTTCGTCTTGATATCAATCAGTTAATAGGGAAGCCAGAAGATCAAGAATTTAGCTTCCTTTCATCCTTATCTAATTGTAGATTTTTGGAAGAACTGTCCATATCCTACAATCCCTTGGATATTACTCTTCCGAATTCCATTGGAAATTACTCTGATTCCCTCCACTCCATTTATGCATTCCAAAGCCAAATAAAGGGTCACATTCCTATGGGAATCGGTTCCTTGAAAGGCTTGACCTCGCTTGTTTTGGGCCATAACAATTTGACCGGAAACGTACCGTCGACAATTGGAGGGTTGGAGGCGTTACAAAGACTATGTCTTTTGgataataaaattgaaggattTATTCCAGAAGATATATGTCAGTTAAAGAACTTAGGCGAGTTAGATCtctcaaacaacaaaatttctGGATCCATCCCAAATTGCATTTCAAACCTCAATCATCTGCAAAGGCTATACCTGAATTCTAATAGGCTAGAATCACCAATACCATTTAATATATGGAGCCTTGAAAATCTGTTGTTTTTGAACCTATCATCCAATTTCCTTGGTGGATATTTGTCtccaaacatgaaaaaattggATGTTATTGAATATGTGGATTTATCTCATAACGAAATTACTGGAGATATTCCAAGCATCATTGGAGCTTTTGAAAGCCTAAGTTATCTTGATTTGTCAAGAAACTCGTTTCAAAGAGACATTCCAAAATCTTTTGGAGACTTGAAAGGATTGGATATCTTAGACCTCTCATATAATAATCTCTCTAGTACAATTCCTAAGTCTCTTGAGGCACTTTCACATCTCAAGTATTTGAACGTGTCTTTCAACAAGCTATCTGGAGAAATTCCATCTACTGGGCCTTTTGCAAACTTCACAGCTAAATCATTTTCAGGAAACAGAGCACTTTGTGGGAATTCAATTTTTCAGGTTCCACCTTGTCCAAGCCCAGGCTCCAAAGGATCAATGGTGAAACAAAGTCCGCTTAAATATTTTCTTCCTAATATTGGTTCAGTTATAATTTGTCTAGCATTGGTTTATATGCTGAGAAGACACCGAGAAAGTAAAACACAGCTTCCAAGTTTCTTTGATACATTGCATCCATTGGAACATAAAATGATATCATATCAAGAGCTATGCCAAGGAACAAATAACTTTTGTGAAAGCAACTTGCTTGGAGCTGGAGGTTTTGGTTTTGTGTACAAAGGGATGCTATTTGACGGGACAATTGTTGCTGTTAAAGTTCTAAATTTGCAACTGTCGGGTGCTTTCAAAAGTTTCGATGTTGAATGCAAGGTCTTACAAGCAATCCGACATAGGAATCTTGTTAAGGTTATAAGTACATGCTCCAACCTCGAGTTCAAAGCTTTAGTACTGCAATACATGTCGAACGGTAGCCTTGAAAGGTGGTTGTACTCTTATAACTACTGCTTGAATCTTATTCAAAAAGTAAACATTATGGTTGATGTTGCATCAGCATTAGACTATCTCCACCACGGTCAATCAGAATCTGTGGTACACTGTGATTTGAAGCCTTCCAATATCCTTCTGGATGAGGACATGATTGCACACGtgggtgattttggcattgcaaagattttggtcGAAAACGAGGATGCTACACAAACCCAATTTCTTGGTACACTTGGTTACATCGCACCAGGTACATAAATTCACCTCTACTTATTTTATTGCTAAGAGGTTATCTAGTAGTGGCTAATATCAAGAACAACAATTGTTGCTAGTTTCAAAAATACCAATGTACGTGTCAAATTTTTCataattcaattttatataGGCATTATATTCACATGAATATgcattaacaataaaaattactcAAACTATGATTTAGTCGATGGATTATTACCTATTTATTGCTCTTATGCATTAATTGctaattattctaaaatatattaaaataaatatttgtatgaAAGGCAATTACGTAATATGCTTCTTGCTCACTAGATTAATACCCAAAATGCTAGCTACCACGATTATGGTTTTGCCTTGTCTTATGCCCACTCCATACCAATTTTATAGTCACTGGTCCACTAAGATACACAATGTATATATTGAAATAGTTTGCTATAAAATTGACAAGAAAAGTTTAATTTTCTTGGGTACAATGAATGCAATTTAGATATACATTTGCATGTATgtaatatatatctatatctaagtacatacttttttctttttctttttttttggctgagaTATGTGGACAActtccttgtttttgtttttttaataaattttgaattactAACTTAAAGGCCTTTTGTACAATTGTGCGCTTTGAATAGAGTATGGGTTTCAAGGAAAAGCGTCCATCAAAGGCGACATTTATAGCTACGGTATAATATTGCTGGAGATGATCTCAAGGAAGAAACCTACCAACGACATGTTTGTAGGAGAATTAACTTTGAGGCAATGGATAAATATGTCATTTCCTGACAGAATGATGGAAGTTGTTGATGAAGGTTTATTGAAAACAGAAAATGGAAGGGATGTAACTGTCATGCAAAATGTTCTTTCATCCGTCATAGAATTGGGCTCAATGTGTTCTAAAGAGTTACCAAATAAAAGAGTCAATATCAGAAATGTGCTTTCcaagcttaaaaaaatcaaacgaacactttttgaaaacaaaaatgtagTGTCTGATATCTTTGATCTTTGAAAACATCTTagaattaggtttttttatggtttttgtcCTTTAAATTTCTTAAAGTACTTACAAAAGGTATGtatgtttaatttgtttgactTTCATGTTTAAATAAATGGATTTTCTAACATCTTCCTCTTGACccttttgtcatatatatatatttttttctctgtaCGCTTTTTCATTAAGATGAGTTTCTATATCTCATGGAACTAAGGAGCTTCATATTTAACATTATTTGGCTTTAGAAATACTAGCTTATAACCCACCCTATACACGGAGTTttataattatcatttaattttgaaaaatcttttATATCATAGTAAAACCCTTCTATGAAAAATGAACCAAACCTAAACACAAAGgcatgtataaaaataaaaaaacaaaaacatttaaagaaaaaactgtTTATTTCGGATATCTAAATGAAAAGAATATAATCAATACATATCGAAGATTTCTTCTCCATACTTGGATTCAAACactttaaatgatttttaatcTCAATTAGCAACTCACAGAAATTCTTCACCTAAACTCATTTACCATTCGTGACACAATCCTCAAAAAACACAACCACACGCCAATACACAATCAGCATCAAAACATGCATGCCCAAACATCAGCATCAATTAACTAATTTAACCTCTGTTTGGTAGCCTAGAAAATTCTAATAAactttagagagagaaaaatattttaccacACATTACGGCAAAAGAATGGAGTTTTCTTTCTTCCAGAACACAAcagcatttttctttctttttttttttgattcttcttcttcttctcttttttacttGGCCTAACATGTGCAAGTGTTAGATTTAAACGATAATGTTTTGCTCATTCTTCGCATCATGTGTAAATCGAGTTTTGTAAATCAACATTCAAAACTACCCTGTATGTAAATTCATTCGGCCGACAATCATTCTGTACCATTTTAGAGAAGAGAAGAATGGCCTTGTCAACCATGCGACCCTTAGCAAGTGCCTCCATCATAGTattaaaagaaatcaaatttgGAGCAACGCCCCTTTGCTAGCATTTCCTGAAAGAGTGCCAGTGACCCATCGGCTTTACCAATCTTTCCATTCATTCTGATCATAATTGTGTATGTAAACTCATCAGGCTCACAATGCTTCCTTTTCATGTCTTCAAAGCCCTATAAGCCTAGCCAACCTGTCACGATGCTTCCTTCTCCTAGTGTTTTCCCAACTGTTATAtgaaataggatcctctccagtccattttggattggagaatatccagttcatggctaggatttattcttaaaaatccTAAAGCCATAAGTAGGACACCTGTccactaactaaaaataataataaaatattattttatatttaaataaaaataaataataaaataataaaatattaaagggtggctggaccaccccagTTTGGGGATGGtttggcttcagccaccccagaccggccgtctggggtggcttcggccaccccatgtccattgggggtggtccggccactccCAAggaatagcaatttttttttttattttttttattttttatttttttttagattttggcCCTTGAGGTGGCGGACCACCCAGGGCCATGGGGCTCTTCAAGCCAAACCATCCCCaaactggggtggtccggccaccccgaatcccttaatattttattatttatttttatttaaatataaaataatattttttttattatttttagttagtggacaagtgtcctatttatggctttaggatttctaagaataaatcatagccatgaactggatattctccagtgcAAAATGGACTGGAAAGGATCCTATTCCTgttatgtggcttttaaaatcaccaataaattaaaagtcaataatgataatattaaattcaaaggtaattttaaaagtcacatctcAGTTGGGAGAACACTAGGAGAACTAGAAGAACACATTGcatttcccttttaaaaaatagcgattttaaaaacacaatttttaaaattgcatttattaaAACCACAATTCCAAACCTTAAATTAATTAGATTAGCCAATTTCGTTTAAAAACAGGAGAGACTACGAGTGTATGAAGTGTTCGGAAAATGGCCAAACCCATTATAGGCCCAAAACAGAATGCGTCCa
Above is a genomic segment from Corylus avellana chromosome ca9, CavTom2PMs-1.0 containing:
- the LOC132191619 gene encoding LRR receptor-like serine/threonine-protein kinase EFR, with product MMLIIERPSSILLLLGFLLVQSCTLESAQSSPNFTDQSSLLAFNSKITSGPNETVLAGNWSTTTNFCDWIGVSCSRRRQRVIALDLSYMGLQGTISPHIGNLSFLVYLNLRNNSFFGSLPHEISHLHRLRILQLSSNLLEGSIPPTLHNCQNLQEIHLMSNHLTGAIPSTLANMSMLEVLNLQYNSLTGPLPLVIFNISSLTIIALSENHISGTLPMDLCIRCPKLLGLHLSHNKFSGQLPSQVNNCRELVVLSLSYNKFGGNIPKGIGSLEKLELLDLRINYLTGNIPPTLSNLSRLHVFDITVNNINGSIPSDLWRLPNLSILNFGFNYLVGEIPKNLFNISSLQEICLLSNFLSGNLPSNIGLSCPNLETLMFGRNKFSGLIPSLLSNCSKLVVVDFSNNFLSGPIPTSLGNLKHLQKLRLDINQLIGKPEDQEFSFLSSLSNCRFLEELSISYNPLDITLPNSIGNYSDSLHSIYAFQSQIKGHIPMGIGSLKGLTSLVLGHNNLTGNVPSTIGGLEALQRLCLLDNKIEGFIPEDICQLKNLGELDLSNNKISGSIPNCISNLNHLQRLYLNSNRLESPIPFNIWSLENLLFLNLSSNFLGGYLSPNMKKLDVIEYVDLSHNEITGDIPSIIGAFESLSYLDLSRNSFQRDIPKSFGDLKGLDILDLSYNNLSSTIPKSLEALSHLKYLNVSFNKLSGEIPSTGPFANFTAKSFSGNRALCGNSIFQVPPCPSPGSKGSMVKQSPLKYFLPNIGSVIICLALVYMLRRHRESKTQLPSFFDTLHPLEHKMISYQELCQGTNNFCESNLLGAGGFGFVYKGMLFDGTIVAVKVLNLQLSGAFKSFDVECKVLQAIRHRNLVKVISTCSNLEFKALVLQYMSNGSLERWLYSYNYCLNLIQKVNIMVDVASALDYLHHGQSESVVHCDLKPSNILLDEDMIAHVGDFGIAKILVENEDATQTQFLGTLGYIAPEYGFQGKASIKGDIYSYGIILLEMISRKKPTNDMFVGELTLRQWINMSFPDRMMEVVDEGLLKTENGRDVTVMQNVLSSVIELGSMCSKELPNKRVNIRNVLSKLKKIKRTLFENKNVVSDIFDL